From a region of the Geothrix sp. 21YS21S-2 genome:
- a CDS encoding ABATE domain-containing protein, with the protein MDALLATPSFDRSGGSLCLDFANTWPDREREESDQLQSVVHVAAFARQAGLVDEALEEVLARRVREEPAAARAALVRAREAREAIFGLCSDSAAGRPARPGDLRIFNRALADALGHLRLEPGEGGFRWGWEGSSLDAPLWPILRSAADLLASEDRGRIRECAGPQCTWLFLDRSRAGTRRWCSMSSCGNRAKARRHYHRKAV; encoded by the coding sequence ATGGACGCCCTCCTCGCAACGCCCTCCTTTGATCGGTCCGGCGGCAGCCTCTGCCTGGATTTCGCCAACACCTGGCCGGACCGGGAGCGGGAGGAGAGTGATCAGCTCCAGTCGGTGGTCCACGTGGCCGCCTTCGCGCGGCAGGCCGGCCTGGTGGACGAAGCGTTGGAGGAGGTCCTGGCCCGGCGGGTCCGGGAGGAGCCCGCGGCCGCCCGGGCGGCGCTGGTCCGGGCGCGGGAGGCGCGGGAAGCCATCTTCGGGCTCTGTTCGGACAGCGCGGCGGGACGGCCGGCGCGGCCGGGCGACCTCCGGATCTTCAACCGGGCCCTGGCGGACGCCCTGGGCCACCTCCGTCTCGAACCGGGGGAGGGCGGATTCCGGTGGGGCTGGGAAGGGTCCTCCCTGGACGCTCCGCTGTGGCCCATCCTGCGCTCGGCGGCGGACCTGCTGGCCTCGGAGGACCGGGGCCGGATCCGGGAATGCGCGGGGCCCCAGTGCACCTGGCTGTTCCTGGACCGAAGCCGGGCGGGCACCCGGCGCTGGTGCTCCATGAGCAGCTGCGGAAACCGGGCCAAGGCCAGGCGGCACTACCACCGCAAGGCGGTGTGA
- a CDS encoding PP2C family protein-serine/threonine phosphatase: MTPTETLLLDRLTAGRDHLAHLASAAHEERLADLLRRVDGAIGALETGRWGTCCVCREAVPPDQLARDPLLQVCLDCLTPEARRALERDLETAGRVQRALLPAPFTTCDGWEVAHLWEPRGAVSGDHVDLIRPLRPGDPLHLLLGDVAGKGVAASLLQAHLNALFRALAPAGQPLTDLLAQANGLFAQATLTTSYATLAALRLASGGEAELANAGHTQPLLADDQGVRPVAGGGLPLGLFPDSVFPRQDLVFRPGQTLLLYTDGWTEGTKDEEEFGIGRAAAALGQAFRLPLPELLAACRAALDRFLEGAPRQDDLTLVAVRWAG; this comes from the coding sequence ATGACGCCCACCGAGACCCTGCTGCTGGACCGTCTCACCGCCGGCCGGGACCACCTGGCCCACCTGGCCTCCGCGGCCCACGAGGAGCGCCTGGCGGACCTCCTGCGCCGGGTGGACGGCGCCATCGGCGCCCTGGAGACCGGCCGCTGGGGCACCTGCTGCGTGTGCCGGGAAGCCGTCCCCCCCGACCAGCTGGCCCGGGATCCCCTCCTGCAGGTGTGCCTGGACTGCCTCACCCCCGAAGCCCGCCGCGCCCTGGAGCGGGACCTGGAGACGGCCGGACGGGTCCAGCGCGCCCTCCTCCCCGCCCCTTTCACCACCTGCGACGGCTGGGAGGTGGCCCACCTCTGGGAGCCCAGGGGCGCCGTCTCCGGCGACCACGTGGACCTCATCCGCCCCCTGCGGCCGGGGGACCCGCTGCACCTCCTCCTGGGCGACGTGGCCGGCAAGGGCGTCGCCGCGTCCCTCCTGCAGGCCCACCTCAACGCCCTGTTCCGGGCCCTGGCGCCCGCGGGCCAGCCGCTGACGGACCTGCTGGCCCAGGCCAACGGGCTCTTCGCCCAGGCCACCCTGACCACCAGCTACGCGACCCTGGCCGCCCTCCGCCTCGCTTCCGGCGGCGAGGCGGAACTGGCCAACGCGGGCCACACCCAGCCTTTGTTGGCGGATGACCAGGGCGTGCGCCCCGTGGCGGGCGGCGGCCTCCCCCTCGGCCTCTTTCCCGATTCCGTCTTTCCGCGCCAGGACCTCGTCTTCCGTCCCGGGCAGACCCTCCTCCTCTACACCGACGGCTGGACCGAGGGAACGAAGGACGAGGAGGAGTTCGGAATCGGCCGGGCCGCCGCTGCGCTGGGCCAGGCCTTCCGGCTGCCCCTGCCGGAGCTGCTTGCGGCCTGCCGGGCGGCCCTGGACCGGTTCCTGGAGGGCGCGCCCCGGCAGGACGACCTCACCCTGGTGGCGGTGCGGTGGGCCGGCTAG
- a CDS encoding pentapeptide repeat-containing protein — protein MLFDFCRSISSRRAAWALLGVLPVLAMPPKTASGSAKAKKKVEAALLAPAPESLRRPAKEELRPGAALSRSDLSGMDLRGLSLRGVNLDDSDLVGANLAGADLTRASLRRARMAGARLDGACLIRTDLSDAVGLNLSGARLHPFFDTEPEDALKDTAMVYLLDDGAGIPNRIEVGTTGGLFLQEPGTQRSWIMSPYGATYELWSGVNGGQAQRALGRDGRNNLWSFLDTRVAMFPDTALYSGRFTTFDQPDLFRGVTATAPGKGSDLFASIPPRDGSSASLLHLEARNSVTNPLVCKSYPMGTFSFQSMAAVPGGQALVGVHPSRDEVTVVDLACKRVEGLPLAPGSRPLRLAAGLPGKVWFLAPGTNTLGVVESVGGELGISREFILPAVGPSDMRLRGLACAPDGTVWFTTQSPPALGRITPDFVMTRWEVLDGLVPGEIACGPGGKVYFTLVGRSMLGAFRPAGPLPVPRDASSSWTVPPPQTRAEPVRLSGKLRRERALNRELPTVEEVDAGPVATVTHGLEEKKASLPVPEAKEAPASLPGNAFDVLESLDLHLSDDRIAHILKRHSHGLPNGRGQFNAAASTREGLLALLSKGLARAGEAGKVVKRYDPSGILHTPCWMDAPVGRYQAQGAWKETPCFDVVTLRVPLEDGTSAQVVLSAYPVNPRKF, from the coding sequence ATGTTGTTTGATTTCTGCAGATCAATATCGTCCAGGCGGGCAGCATGGGCGCTCCTGGGGGTCCTCCCGGTCCTGGCCATGCCCCCCAAGACGGCATCCGGCTCGGCCAAGGCGAAGAAGAAGGTCGAGGCGGCCCTCCTGGCCCCCGCGCCGGAGTCCCTGCGCAGGCCGGCCAAGGAGGAGCTGCGGCCCGGGGCCGCCCTTTCCCGGAGCGACCTTTCGGGCATGGACCTCCGGGGGCTCAGCCTCCGGGGCGTCAACCTGGACGATTCGGACCTGGTGGGCGCGAACCTCGCCGGCGCCGACCTCACCCGCGCCAGCCTGCGCCGCGCCCGCATGGCCGGCGCCCGCCTGGACGGGGCCTGCCTGATCCGGACGGATCTCTCGGACGCCGTGGGCCTGAACCTGTCCGGGGCCAGGTTGCACCCCTTCTTCGACACGGAGCCCGAGGACGCCCTGAAGGACACCGCCATGGTCTACCTCCTGGACGACGGCGCGGGAATCCCCAACCGCATCGAGGTGGGCACCACCGGCGGCCTGTTCCTGCAGGAGCCGGGCACGCAGCGCAGCTGGATCATGAGTCCCTACGGCGCGACGTACGAGCTCTGGAGCGGCGTCAACGGCGGGCAGGCCCAGCGGGCCCTGGGACGGGACGGCCGGAACAACCTGTGGTCCTTCCTGGACACCCGGGTGGCCATGTTTCCCGATACGGCCCTGTATTCGGGCCGGTTCACGACCTTCGACCAGCCGGACCTGTTCAGGGGCGTGACCGCCACCGCGCCGGGGAAGGGGAGCGACCTCTTCGCCTCCATCCCGCCCCGCGACGGCTCAAGTGCCAGCCTCCTCCACCTGGAGGCCCGGAATTCCGTCACCAACCCGCTGGTCTGCAAGAGCTATCCCATGGGGACCTTCAGCTTCCAGAGCATGGCGGCCGTGCCGGGCGGTCAAGCCCTGGTGGGGGTCCATCCCTCCCGGGATGAGGTCACGGTCGTGGACCTCGCGTGCAAGCGGGTGGAGGGTCTGCCCCTGGCCCCCGGCAGCCGTCCGCTGCGCCTGGCGGCCGGCCTTCCCGGGAAGGTGTGGTTCCTGGCGCCGGGAACCAACACCCTGGGCGTCGTGGAGTCCGTGGGAGGCGAGCTGGGGATCTCCCGCGAGTTCATCCTTCCCGCCGTCGGCCCGTCCGATATGCGCCTGCGGGGCCTCGCCTGCGCCCCGGACGGCACGGTCTGGTTCACCACGCAGTCCCCCCCGGCCCTGGGGCGGATCACGCCGGATTTCGTGATGACCCGCTGGGAGGTCCTGGACGGCCTGGTGCCCGGGGAGATCGCGTGCGGGCCGGGGGGTAAGGTCTACTTCACCCTGGTGGGCCGTTCGATGCTGGGGGCCTTCCGCCCGGCCGGGCCTTTGCCGGTCCCCCGGGACGCGTCCTCCAGCTGGACCGTCCCTCCCCCCCAGACCCGCGCCGAGCCTGTGCGCCTCTCCGGAAAGCTCCGGCGGGAACGGGCGCTGAACCGGGAGCTGCCCACGGTGGAGGAGGTGGACGCGGGCCCCGTGGCCACGGTCACGCACGGCCTGGAGGAGAAGAAGGCCTCCCTTCCGGTCCCGGAAGCCAAGGAAGCGCCGGCCTCCCTGCCCGGCAACGCCTTCGACGTCCTGGAATCCCTTGACCTGCACCTGAGCGACGACCGCATCGCGCACATCCTGAAGCGGCACAGCCACGGCCTGCCCAACGGCCGGGGACAGTTCAACGCCGCGGCGAGCACCCGGGAGGGGCTCCTGGCGCTCCTGTCCAAGGGCCTGGCGCGGGCCGGGGAGGCGGGCAAGGTGGTCAAGCGCTACGACCCCAGCGGCATCCTCCACACGCCCTGCTGGATGGACGCCCCCGTCGGCCGCTACCAGGCCCAGGGCGCCTGGAAGGAGACCCCCTGCTTCGACGTGGTCACCCTGCGGGTGCCCCTGGAGGACGGGACCTCGGCGCAGGTCGTGCTCTCGGCGTATCCGGTGAATCCGCGCAAGTTCTAG
- the rsgA gene encoding ribosome small subunit-dependent GTPase A, producing the protein MTHPMNAPAGTGPALNPCEPLSSFGWPRDPEFRAPIPPLCEPGRVVAAARGLALVRTAAGECLCTPSGRLRERLRAEGLTLCAGDWLVLRREPGDARALMVDLLPRGPSLTRQGPDGRPQCLAANLDVVLLVMGLDRDCNAARLERLLALAWGSGARPVVVLTKADLNDRVEAFAARMGGVAPGVQVLTVCAPTGLGVAEVRACLQGGLTGVLAGSSGAGKSTLLNALLGEAAQATRAVRDSDGRGRHTTTARELFPLPGGGCLIDTPGIREVGLLADGADLDGAFSEVAAFAGRCRFRDCAHESEPGCAVRKAVADGLLDAKRFGHFLQLRREVAFEAARTDERLRREREDKWRQISKAQKALRKR; encoded by the coding sequence ATGACACACCCAATGAACGCTCCGGCGGGCACCGGCCCCGCCTTGAACCCTTGCGAACCCCTGTCCAGCTTCGGCTGGCCGAGGGATCCTGAATTCCGGGCGCCCATCCCGCCCCTTTGCGAACCGGGACGGGTGGTGGCGGCGGCCCGGGGCCTGGCCCTGGTCCGGACGGCCGCGGGCGAGTGCCTGTGCACGCCTTCGGGCAGGCTCCGGGAGCGGCTCCGGGCCGAAGGCCTGACCCTCTGCGCAGGGGACTGGCTCGTCCTGCGGCGGGAACCGGGGGACGCCCGGGCCCTGATGGTCGACCTGCTGCCCCGGGGGCCCTCGCTCACGCGGCAGGGCCCGGACGGCCGGCCCCAGTGCCTGGCCGCCAACCTGGACGTGGTCCTGCTGGTCATGGGCCTGGACCGGGACTGCAATGCGGCCCGCCTGGAACGGCTGCTCGCCCTGGCCTGGGGCAGCGGGGCGCGGCCCGTGGTCGTGCTCACCAAGGCGGACCTCAACGACCGGGTGGAAGCCTTCGCCGCCCGGATGGGAGGGGTGGCGCCCGGCGTCCAGGTCCTGACCGTGTGCGCGCCCACCGGCCTGGGAGTGGCGGAGGTGCGCGCCTGCCTGCAAGGGGGGCTCACGGGCGTCCTGGCGGGCTCTTCCGGCGCCGGGAAGTCCACCCTCCTCAACGCCCTCCTCGGCGAGGCGGCCCAGGCCACCCGGGCGGTGCGGGATTCGGACGGACGGGGCCGGCACACCACCACCGCGCGGGAGCTGTTCCCGCTCCCGGGGGGCGGCTGCCTCATCGACACGCCGGGCATCCGGGAAGTGGGCCTCCTCGCGGATGGCGCCGATCTGGACGGCGCCTTCTCCGAGGTCGCGGCGTTCGCCGGCCGCTGCCGGTTCCGGGACTGCGCCCACGAATCCGAGCCGGGGTGCGCCGTGCGGAAGGCCGTCGCCGACGGCCTCCTGGACGCCAAGCGCTTCGGACACTTCCTCCAGCTCCGCCGGGAGGTGGCGTTCGAGGCCGCCCGCACCGACGAGCGCCTTCGGCGGGAGCGCGAGGACAAGTGGCGCCAGATCAGCAAGGCCCAGAAGGCCCTGCGGAAGCGATGA